The genome window ATGCTTGGACTTAAAAATATCGGCATTGAAGACCCAAAGGGTAAAGATAGAAAGAATCTCATCGTATTTGTTGAAATGGACAGATGTGCAACTGATGCAGTTCAGTCAGTAACAGGATGCAGCCTTGGGAAGAGAACGATGAAATTCATGGACTACGGAAAGATGGCAGCGACATTTGTGAATCTAAAGACAGACAAGGCGGTGAGGGTTGTTGCAAAAGAAGAAGCGAGGGAAAAGGCTTTGCAAATAATGGGTCAAGGGTCAGGGGTCAAGGGTCAGGAAGACAAATATAAAGCACAACTTGAGGCATACAAGATAATGACCGATGAGGAACTATTTGATATGATGAATGTGAAGGTGGAGATAAGACCTGAAGATATGCCAGGAAGGCCATCGAGAAGAATTCGATGTGATATCTGCGGCGAGTATGTTCAGGATGTGAGAGAGATTTATAGAGATGGAAAAGTGTTGTGCAAGCCATGCGCAGACGGAGGATATTATACACTGATTGGTGTCACTGAACACTGACACTAATCACTTTTTTATTTGAGGTGCGTTATGCAGAAAAGTCATAGCGGTATGGAGATCAAATCGAAGCTCTGGATAGAGGTGGATGGAGAGCCTGTCTTTGGCAGGGGGAGGAGATTTTTACTCCACGCAATAGATAAGTATGGCTCAATAAATCAAGCAGCAAAGGAGATAAACATTTCATATAGAAAAGCATGGAGTTACATAAAGGCAATGGAGGAAAGGCTCGGTATTAAACTGGTCGAGAGGCATGCAGGCGGCAAAAATGGTGGTGGTGCAACACTTACAGATGAGGCAAAAGAGTTTTTGAAAAAGTATGAACTGATGGAAGAGGGTATAAGAGAGATAGTCGATGAGAGATTCAGGGAGATATTTGGTGAAGGGGTAAAATAATCCACTTCACCCAGAGGCGGTTGGAATGGTATTGGCACATGATATCACAGAGATACGCAAGGATGAATTCAAAGGAAGGGCATTCAAAAAGGGGCATATCGTAAGAGAGGAGGATATAAACCATCTCCAGAGGCTCGGTAAAGAGCATCTGTTCGTTTTAAACATCGCGGAAGATGAAGTCCATGAAGATGCCGTTGCATATGCGTTGGCTAATGCATTGATGGGTGAGGGCGTAAAGATGGAAGGAGAGCCGAAGGAAGGTAAGATAAATATAATTGCGGACAGAGACGGCCTTTTTAAGGTTAATAAGGATGCGCTTTTGAGGTTTAATATGCTTGGAGATGTGATGTGCGCAACCCTCCACGATAATACCGTAGTTAAGAAAGGTCAGGTTGTGGCTGGTACAAGGGCGATTCCATTGGTGGTGAAGAAGAGTATAGTGGAACAGGCGGTGGCTATTGCCACACAAGCACGGAGTGTTGAATCTGAAGTCACCCCCTCCCTAACCCTCCCCCCTCGAGGGGGAGGGCAGGGGTGGGGGGGCATTCTTGAAGTCAAAGAGATGCGCAGGCCCAAGGCCGGCATAGTCATCACCGGTAACGAGGTCTATTATGGAAGGATAAAAGATGCCTTTGCGCCCATCCTTACAAGGAAGGTAAGGGAGTTTGATGGTGAGATTGTTGGAATATATTATGCACCTGATGATGAAAATTTTATCCAAGAAAGACTCAGGGAATTAATAGATGCCGGTGCTGATTTGCTTATTACAACAGGAGGCATGTCTGTTGACCCTGATGATGTGACAAGGTTTGCTATAAAAATGCTCGGTGCAACTGACATCACCTACGGCTCGGCAGTTCTTCCGGGAGCGATGTTTCTGGTAGCATACTTAGCGACAAGAGACGAGAGACAAGAGACCAATTCAGAGACAAGAGACAAGGGACAAGAGACAAGTAAATATAATAACTCGTCACTCGTCACTTGTCACTCGTCTCTTGAAAAGTCTGTATCACAGGACGACTGTATTTGATTTAATCCTTCCGAGGGTTCTTGCAGGAGAGAGGATTGGCAGGAAAGAGCTTGCAGAGTTCGGTCACGGTGGACTATGCCGTGATTGTAAAAAATGCCGCTACCCTGTTTGTCCCTTTGGAAAATAGGAATGTTAAGGTTCTATTCTGTAAACCAGGTCGTTTTCCCTGACATGGTCTTTGACCCTGATCCCTACAACCTGGCCCCTGTCTGCCTTAGGAATTTTCTGGTGTTCGAGTTCGATTGACTCTATTTTCTGCTCTAAGTCAGTGGTATGGCCTTTTATGTGTATTGTATCGCCTACTGCAAGCGACTCCTTTACTTCCATGGCGGCAACTCCAATATTTTTGTAAAAATGGGTTATTCTTCCAACAAGGACTTCCATTTTAACCCTCCTCCTGAAATAAATCCCATATCTAATCTAAATAGAATTTTGATATTAGGATTTTTAGTTGATTTACCCCCAGCCCTCTTCTCTCTCCACCTCTTCGAGCTTTTCCTTTTTTTCCTGGCAGTCTCTGCAGTAAATGGCAAAAGGCAGAGCCTTAAGTCTTTTCTCGTTTATTTCTGTGCCGCAATCTTCACACACGCCGTAAGTGCCCTCCGCGAGCTTTCTGAGGGACTCATCCATCTTTGTGAGATTTTCCTTGTGTGTACTCAGGCGACTCAAATTTATGTCTTTGGACAGGTCAATTATTGACCAATCGCCATTGTCAAGGGCAGTCTCGACTAACTGGCGGTCAGCGCCGCTTACGAACTTTTCTATTTCTTGCCTGGCCTCTTTCACGATAGCTTCCCTTTTTTTGATAAGAAGCATCTTCAGGGCATCTTTCCTCTTTTTGGTCATTTTTTTGATCATTTCTCCACTCGATGCGAGTCTTCGCTGAGAGTCGCTACGACTTTCTGATTTTCTTCTTTATATACCTCGGTAATGCTCTTGATTTTTATTCCAGCAGCTTCAATGGCCTTCTGAATATCCGTTGCTTTTGCATCTATTACCTTTAAAATGTAGTTAATATTCGTCACAGCTCCTCCCACCAATCAACTTTTTTATATTATACCTCCATTATCTCGGCTTCCTTATGGGATAAAATCTCATCAACCCTCTTTATATAAGAATCTGTTATTTTCTGGATTTCGTCAAGAGACTTTCTGATGTCATCCTCGCTGAGATGTTTTTCTTTTTCCAGTTTCTTTAGCTCTTCATTGCCATCCCTGCGGATATTCCTTATTGCAACCCTTGCCTCTTCAGCCCTCTTGTGTACCACTTTTACGAGCTGTTTTCTGCGTTCTTCGGTTAGAGAGGGAATTGGTATCCTTATGGTTTTTCCATCGTTGCTTGGAGTAAGTCCGAGGTCTGATTTTAGAATTGCTTTTTCAATCTCAGGTATCAGCCTCTGTTCCCACGGCTGTATTGTTATTAACCTGCTTTCAGGGACACTCATAGTTGCCACCTGATTTATCGGGGTTGGGTTACCATAGTAATCGACCGTTATCCCATCCAGGATGGCAAGGGACGCCCTTCCAGTCCTTATACCTGCAAGGTCCTTTTTCAGGGCTTCAAGCGCCCCATCCATCTTAGCTGTAAGCCTTCTTTTTACCTCCTCTTGCACCTCTATCCCCTTTTACCAGTGTACCGATTTTTTTACCCTCCAGAACCTTTCTTATATTGCCCTTTCCTTTAAGATTGAATACTATGATGGGAAGAGAGTTATCCATACAGAGGGTAACTGCAGTTGAGTCCATTACCTGCAGCCCTTTTTTAATGACATCCATGTATGAAATCTCAGAAAATTTCTTTGCCCCCGGGACCTTTAATGGGTCCATGTTATATACGCCATCTACCCTTGTGCCCTTCAGTATAACGTCAGCATCTATTTCCATTGCCCTCAGGGCTGCTGCTGTATCAGTCGTAAAATACGGATTCCCTGTTCCGGCAGCAAATATCACTACCCTGCCCTTCTCAAGATGCCTTATCGCCCTTCTTCTTATATAGGGCTCTGCCAGCTCCTGCATTTCAATGGCTGACTGAACCCTCGTTGCAACTCCGCGCTTCTCAAGGGCATCCTGCAGGGCCAGGGCATTGAGTACTGTAGCAAGCATGCCCATGTAGTCTGCAGATGTCCTTTCCATTCCCTCCGCACTTGCTTCAAGCCCTCTGAAAATGTTGCCACCTCCGATGACTATTGCTACCTGAACGCCAAGTGGCAATATATCTTTCAATTCATCTGCTATAAATTTGACTACCTTCTGGTCAATGCCATAACTTTTATCCCCCATCAATGCCTCTCCGCTCAGTTTTAGCAAAACCCTTTTGTATCTTGGTTTCATTTAGCCTTTAGTTCGATTTAAGGATTAAGTTTTTCGCCAAGTTGAAATCTTATAAAACGTCTTACTGCGATGTTTTCTCCAAGTTTTGCTATTTTTTCAGTGATTATATCCTGTACCGTTTTTTTCTGTTCGGGGTCTTTTATAAAGGTCTGTTCCATAAGGCAGGTGTCTGCATAAAACTTTTCAAGTTTTCCCTCAATAATCTTCTCTATGACCTGCGGAGGCTTATTCGTTATCTGAGCCCTGTATATCTCCTTTTCTTTTTCAATGATGTCTTCCGGGACATCTGCTCTCTTTAAATAAGCTGGGTTTGAAGCAGCAATCTGCATTGCTATATCTTTTGCAAGTTCCCTGAAGGCGTCAGTCCTTGCCACAAAGTCTGTCTCACAGTTAACTTCCACGAGGACACCTATCTTACCCATATGTATGTAGGAGCCGATGAGGCCCTCTGATGCTTCTCTGCCGGCCTTCTTTGATGCCGTAGCCAGACCCTTCAACCTGAGAAGGTCGATAGCCTTGTCAAAGTCACCTTCTGCCTCTGAAAGGGCCTTTTTGCAGTCCATAAGGCCTGCGCCTGTTTTCTCCCTGAGCTCTTTTACTGCATCGGCTGTTATATTCATTCTGCCACCGCCTCCTTTTCGCCTCGCGAATCCGCCGAGACGGAAACCTCCTCAGCAATCTTTTCTTTTATTGCCTCCTTTTCAGCAGCCTCTTCCAAAGCCTTACCGAGCACATTTTTACCATCAAGCACTGCATCAGCCATTTTTGAGGTTATAAGTTTTATAGCCCTTATTGCATCATCGTTTCCTGGTATGACGTAATTAACTTCGTCTGGATCACAGTTGGTATCAACAATTGCAATCAACGGTATCGAGAGCTTTTTTGCCTCTGCCACTGCAATCTTCTCCTTTTTCGGGTCAACAACATAAATAGCGCCTGGCAGAGACCGCATGTCTTTTACGCCGCTCAGGTTTTTCTCAAGGAGTAATCTTTCCTTTTCAAGCTTTGACACCTCTTTTTTGGGTAGAAGGTCATAGGTGCCGTCTTCTTTCATCTTTTCAATCTTCTTTAATCTTTCTATGCTCTTTTTTATTGTAGAAAAATTGGTAAGCATCCCGCCGAGCCAGCGCTGATTGACATAGTAAGCGCCTGCCCTCCTGGCCTCTTCTATTACAGTGTCCTGGGCTTGTTTCTTTGTCCCGACAAAAAGGACAGGTTCTCCC of Nitrospirota bacterium contains these proteins:
- a CDS encoding TraR/DksA C4-type zinc finger protein, with the protein product MDFESLLDESVKIHGHLCPGQVLGVKMSMLGLKNIGIEDPKGKDRKNLIVFVEMDRCATDAVQSVTGCSLGKRTMKFMDYGKMAATFVNLKTDKAVRVVAKEEAREKALQIMGQGSGVKGQEDKYKAQLEAYKIMTDEELFDMMNVKVEIRPEDMPGRPSRRIRCDICGEYVQDVREIYRDGKVLCKPCADGGYYTLIGVTEH
- a CDS encoding UMP kinase, which codes for MKPRYKRVLLKLSGEALMGDKSYGIDQKVVKFIADELKDILPLGVQVAIVIGGGNIFRGLEASAEGMERTSADYMGMLATVLNALALQDALEKRGVATRVQSAIEMQELAEPYIRRRAIRHLEKGRVVIFAAGTGNPYFTTDTAAALRAMEIDADVILKGTRVDGVYNMDPLKVPGAKKFSEISYMDVIKKGLQVMDSTAVTLCMDNSLPIIVFNLKGKGNIRKVLEGKKIGTLVKGDRGARGGKKKAYS
- the tsf gene encoding translation elongation factor Ts, with the protein product MNITADAVKELREKTGAGLMDCKKALSEAEGDFDKAIDLLRLKGLATASKKAGREASEGLIGSYIHMGKIGVLVEVNCETDFVARTDAFRELAKDIAMQIAASNPAYLKRADVPEDIIEKEKEIYRAQITNKPPQVIEKIIEGKLEKFYADTCLMEQTFIKDPEQKKTVQDIITEKIAKLGENIAVRRFIRFQLGEKLNP
- a CDS encoding TraR/DksA C4-type zinc finger protein, which produces MTKKRKDALKMLLIKKREAIVKEARQEIEKFVSGADRQLVETALDNGDWSIIDLSKDINLSRLSTHKENLTKMDESLRKLAEGTYGVCEDCGTEINEKRLKALPFAIYCRDCQEKKEKLEEVEREEGWG
- the rpsB gene encoding 30S ribosomal protein S2 codes for the protein MVATMKELLEAGVHFGHQVKRWNPKMKQFIFGERNGIYIIDLQKTLKLLENAYAFVKDVSSKGEPVLFVGTKKQAQDTVIEEARRAGAYYVNQRWLGGMLTNFSTIKKSIERLKKIEKMKEDGTYDLLPKKEVSKLEKERLLLEKNLSGVKDMRSLPGAIYVVDPKKEKIAVAEAKKLSIPLIAIVDTNCDPDEVNYVIPGNDDAIRAIKLITSKMADAVLDGKNVLGKALEEAAEKEAIKEKIAEEVSVSADSRGEKEAVAE
- a CDS encoding winged helix-turn-helix domain-containing protein, with translation MEIKSKLWIEVDGEPVFGRGRRFLLHAIDKYGSINQAAKEINISYRKAWSYIKAMEERLGIKLVERHAGGKNGGGATLTDEAKEFLKKYELMEEGIREIVDERFREIFGEGVK
- the frr gene encoding ribosome recycling factor gives rise to the protein MQEEVKRRLTAKMDGALEALKKDLAGIRTGRASLAILDGITVDYYGNPTPINQVATMSVPESRLITIQPWEQRLIPEIEKAILKSDLGLTPSNDGKTIRIPIPSLTEERRKQLVKVVHKRAEEARVAIRNIRRDGNEELKKLEKEKHLSEDDIRKSLDEIQKITDSYIKRVDEILSHKEAEIMEV
- a CDS encoding translation elongation factor-like protein, encoding MEVLVGRITHFYKNIGVAAMEVKESLAVGDTIHIKGHTTDLEQKIESIELEHQKIPKADRGQVVGIRVKDHVRENDLVYRIEP